A single genomic interval of Blochmannia endosymbiont of Camponotus sp. C-003 harbors:
- the pal gene encoding peptidoglycan-associated lipoprotein Pal, with product MKSNIFFKQLIFGLSMSILMIACSSLSSKYDDTTTIHNQEKIELNRFKHANAQNNKAIDDQIQLKNQELKSNNVIYFPLDQYDIPSQFFYSLNIHANFLYNNPLQYMIIEGHADERGTPEYNIALGERRANSVKSYLQSKGVLSEQMLTVSYGKEKPAVLGQNEEAYSKNRRAVLKYK from the coding sequence ATGAAATCGAACATTTTTTTTAAACAACTAATATTTGGACTAAGCATGAGCATACTGATGATTGCATGTTCTTCATTATCATCTAAATACGACGATACTACTACTATTCATAATCAAGAAAAAATTGAATTGAATCGTTTTAAACATGCTAATGCGCAAAATAATAAAGCGATTGATGATCAAATACAGTTAAAAAACCAAGAATTAAAGTCCAACAATGTTATTTATTTTCCTTTAGATCAATATGATATTCCTTCTCAGTTTTTTTACTCGTTAAATATCCATGCTAATTTTTTATATAATAATCCATTACAGTATATGATAATTGAAGGTCATGCCGATGAACGTGGTACTCCAGAGTACAATATTGCATTAGGTGAACGTCGAGCTAACTCTGTCAAATCATACCTACAAAGTAAAGGTGTATTATCTGAGCAAATGTTAACTGTATCTTATGGTAAAGAAAAACCAGCTGTATTAGGACAAAACGAAGAAGCTTACTCTAAAAATAGACGTGCTGTATTAAAATATAAATAA
- the tolB gene encoding Tol-Pal system beta propeller repeat protein TolB: protein MLITFVWKPSLLADMHIEITCGVNTAHPIAVIPFTYINNQYHKSMSIENIASIIAADLRNSSKFNTIPVEYLPHKPTKVSDVIPTFWEKLGINIIVLGTVHINYDENYIISYHLVDTSSNPALIILENQYSVEKKWLRYVAHAISNEIFEKLTGIKGVFCTRIAYILRIYNDKYPYELYVSDYDGHNPISICRSTEPLMSPAWSPDGKKIAYVTFSSGHSELVVQALNTGLVNSIISFPNHNGAPSFSPDSKKIAFSLSKTGSLNLYIMDLESGEVKQLTKNRNNNTEPSWFPDNQNIAYTSDQGGKPQIYKINIKTTEIQRLSWLHTSNQNPSVSSDGTFLIMVNRHQGKQNIAKLNLLTGQEEILTDTLLADTPSIAPNNTMVVYSNINKDLTITTSHLELISVDGHFKAHIQKNQGDIRFPTWSPLHLE, encoded by the coding sequence ATGTTAATCACATTTGTATGGAAACCTTCACTTCTTGCAGATATGCATATTGAAATTACATGCGGAGTAAATACAGCGCACCCCATTGCTGTAATACCATTTACATATATTAATAATCAATATCATAAATCAATGTCAATTGAAAATATAGCATCGATAATAGCAGCTGATTTACGCAATAGTAGCAAATTCAATACCATTCCCGTAGAATATTTACCACATAAACCGACCAAAGTATCTGATGTGATCCCAACCTTTTGGGAAAAATTAGGAATCAATATAATTGTATTAGGAACAGTACATATAAACTATGATGAAAACTATATTATTTCATATCATTTAGTAGATACTTCTAGTAACCCTGCGTTAATAATATTAGAAAATCAATATTCAGTAGAAAAAAAATGGCTACGCTATGTAGCTCACGCTATCAGCAATGAAATTTTTGAAAAGTTAACCGGTATAAAAGGTGTGTTTTGTACACGTATTGCTTATATTTTACGTATTTATAATGATAAATATCCCTATGAGTTATATGTTTCTGATTACGATGGTCATAATCCAATTTCAATCTGTCGGTCCACAGAACCATTAATGTCTCCAGCTTGGTCTCCAGATGGAAAAAAAATTGCTTATGTTACTTTTTCATCCGGCCATTCAGAGCTTGTTGTTCAAGCATTAAACACCGGTTTAGTTAATAGTATTATTAGTTTTCCAAATCATAATGGCGCCCCTTCTTTTTCTCCCGATAGCAAAAAAATAGCTTTTTCTTTGTCTAAAACAGGCAGTTTAAATTTATACATTATGGATTTAGAATCCGGAGAAGTTAAACAATTAACCAAGAATAGAAATAATAATACTGAACCTAGTTGGTTTCCAGATAATCAAAATATAGCTTATACTTCGGATCAAGGAGGTAAACCACAAATATACAAAATTAATATTAAAACTACTGAAATTCAAAGATTATCTTGGCTACATACTAGTAATCAAAATCCAAGTGTTAGTTCAGATGGAACATTTTTAATAATGGTTAATAGACATCAAGGCAAACAAAATATTGCTAAATTGAATTTATTAACTGGACAAGAAGAAATACTAACAGATACACTGTTGGCTGACACTCCTAGTATTGCTCCCAACAATACCATGGTAGTATACAGTAATATTAATAAAGATCTAACAATAACAACATCTCATTTAGAATTAATCTCTGTTGATGGGCATTTTAAAGCTCATATACAAAAAAATCAAGGAGATATAAGATTTCCAACTTGGTCCCCATTACATTTAGAATAA
- the tolA gene encoding cell envelope integrity protein TolA, translating to MISIIVHVIVSLLLYKHIIKKQQQYINKITDNKHSINAFIQNSNPKKENNNNIQDQTDRFKITETQRPLAGTTLSNPPAKKKNQNTIEKNLLIHDELNYHQSHESNKLDNLLNALINKEKSIKKNNKAFKLNVTTKKNNNENNISNEIIKNNEINTYKCMISESIQKKFYNSSHYTGKQCNLHIQLAPDGTLLSVTAISGDYELCQAAIIAAKLAKIPKPPNLGIYEIFKNTILNFSPQ from the coding sequence ATGATATCAATCATTGTACATGTGATCGTTTCTTTATTGCTATATAAACACATAATAAAAAAACAACAACAATACATTAATAAAATAACTGATAACAAACATTCGATTAATGCCTTTATTCAAAACTCTAATCCCAAAAAAGAAAATAACAATAATATACAAGATCAAACAGATCGATTCAAAATAACAGAAACACAGCGTCCATTAGCAGGGACAACATTGTCCAACCCCCCTGCTAAAAAGAAAAATCAGAATACTATAGAAAAAAATTTATTAATACATGATGAATTAAATTATCATCAATCTCATGAGTCTAATAAACTCGATAATCTACTGAATGCATTAATTAACAAAGAAAAATCTATAAAAAAAAATAACAAAGCATTCAAATTAAACGTAACAACGAAAAAAAACAATAATGAAAATAACATTTCAAACGAAATTATTAAAAATAATGAAATTAATACGTATAAATGTATGATCAGCGAATCAATACAAAAAAAATTTTATAACTCCTCTCATTATACTGGTAAACAATGCAACCTACATATCCAATTAGCACCTGACGGCACGTTATTATCAGTCACCGCTATATCTGGAGATTACGAGTTATGCCAAGCTGCAATTATTGCTGCTAAATTAGCAAAAATTCCTAAACCCCCAAATCTAGGTATTTACGAAATATTTAAAAATACAATATTAAATTTTTCTCCTCAATAA
- a CDS encoding biopolymer transporter ExbD, which yields MKRRRIRNTIKSDINIIPFLDILLVLLMIFMLIPSKLIQSFEVNLPNSEVISNIINDEKLIITIEILGMGFYNLSISNKHVGKMSLDQIASKISHQTHTIPNITCLIAASKTVEYNEIIKVLNLLNHIGIHSIGMITNPSI from the coding sequence ATGAAGAGAAGACGTATAAGAAACACGATCAAATCTGATATTAATATCATACCATTTTTAGATATATTACTAGTCCTTTTAATGATCTTTATGTTAATACCGTCTAAATTGATACAAAGTTTTGAAGTAAATCTTCCAAATAGTGAAGTAATATCAAATATTATTAATGATGAAAAACTTATAATTACTATTGAAATTTTAGGTATGGGATTTTATAATCTTTCCATTAGCAACAAACATGTAGGAAAAATGAGTTTAGATCAGATTGCATCAAAAATAAGTCACCAAACACACACCATTCCTAATATAACATGTTTGATAGCTGCTTCTAAAACTGTAGAATACAATGAAATAATTAAAGTATTAAATTTATTAAATCACATCGGTATACATTCAATTGGAATGATAACAAATCCTTCTATTTAA
- the tolQ gene encoding protein TolQ, whose amino-acid sequence MNIFDLLSDTNILVQISIFVLIGFSVLSWSIIFHRIFVLNSARRKLKVFENEFWSGIDLSSLYQKSVARRNKLNGIEQVFYVGFKEFSKLYQTKHCVPETIISRTLDNMHTATNIELKSLEDYIPLIGTIGSISPYLGLFGTVLGIIHVFIELGKTTTNNVATQMIHIQMIAPGIAESLISTAIGLFVAIPSVMAFNYLTTQINNMDQDYNNFIEEFITILYHQIFFNIDSVLSKENQYEEKTYKKHDQI is encoded by the coding sequence ATGAATATTTTTGACTTACTTTCAGACACCAATATTTTAGTGCAAATTAGTATATTCGTATTAATTGGATTTTCCGTTTTATCTTGGAGTATTATCTTTCATCGTATCTTCGTATTAAATTCAGCACGGAGAAAATTAAAAGTATTTGAAAACGAATTTTGGTCTGGAATAGATTTATCTAGTTTATATCAAAAATCCGTAGCTCGTCGTAATAAATTAAATGGAATTGAACAAGTTTTTTACGTAGGTTTTAAAGAATTTTCTAAGTTATATCAAACAAAACATTGTGTACCTGAAACAATAATATCTAGAACACTGGATAACATGCATACTGCAACAAATATAGAACTAAAATCATTAGAAGATTATATTCCATTAATAGGTACAATCGGGTCTATCAGCCCATATCTTGGTTTATTTGGAACCGTATTAGGAATTATACACGTTTTTATAGAATTAGGTAAAACAACGACTAACAATGTCGCTACTCAGATGATTCATATACAAATGATTGCGCCAGGTATTGCTGAATCATTAATTTCTACAGCAATTGGCTTGTTCGTAGCTATTCCATCGGTTATGGCATTTAATTATTTAACCACACAAATAAACAATATGGATCAAGACTATAACAATTTTATAGAAGAATTTATTACGATTCTATATCATCAGATTTTTTTTAATATTGATTCTGTACTCAGCAAGGAAAATCAATATGAAGAGAAGACGTATAAGAAACACGATCAAATCTGA
- the sucD gene encoding succinate--CoA ligase subunit alpha produces MSILINKDTKIICQGFTGKHASFHCQQALNYGTKIIGGVTPGKGGNIHLGLPIFNTVDQAINNTNATTSIIYVPAPFCKDAILESIDAGIKLIVCITEGIPILDMLLIKQQLKKYNTCTMIGPNCPGIITPGQCKLGIMPSDIHNPGCIGIVSRSGTLTYEVVKQITDLGLGQSTCVGIGGDPILGSDFIDILSLFEQDPQTSLMVMIGEIGGRSEEKAATYINKYIKKPVVAYIAGTTAPKGKRMGHAGAIISGIGSTAYEKYEILSKSGVHIVDNFIKIGQFIKSINKQQ; encoded by the coding sequence ATGTCCATTTTAATTAACAAAGATACAAAAATAATTTGTCAAGGATTTACTGGTAAGCACGCCAGTTTTCATTGTCAACAAGCATTAAACTATGGTACTAAAATAATAGGCGGAGTTACTCCAGGGAAAGGAGGCAACATCCATCTTGGATTACCCATATTTAACACTGTTGATCAGGCAATAAATAACACTAACGCAACAACCTCTATTATTTATGTACCCGCTCCTTTCTGTAAGGATGCAATTTTAGAATCAATTGATGCTGGTATTAAACTAATTGTTTGTATTACCGAAGGAATTCCAATATTGGACATGTTATTAATAAAACAACAATTAAAAAAATATAACACATGTACGATGATTGGACCAAATTGTCCAGGAATTATTACTCCAGGCCAATGTAAACTTGGCATCATGCCAAGTGACATCCATAACCCAGGATGCATAGGAATTGTATCTAGATCAGGTACTTTAACATATGAAGTAGTAAAACAAATCACTGATCTTGGATTAGGTCAGTCTACGTGTGTCGGTATTGGTGGCGATCCAATACTTGGATCTGATTTTATTGATATATTATCATTATTTGAACAAGACCCTCAAACATCATTAATGGTAATGATTGGTGAAATAGGAGGTAGATCTGAAGAAAAAGCAGCAACATATATTAATAAATATATTAAAAAACCAGTGGTTGCATATATTGCTGGTACCACGGCTCCTAAAGGGAAACGTATGGGGCATGCAGGAGCCATTATTTCTGGAATTGGCAGCACTGCTTATGAAAAATACGAAATACTGTCTAAATCAGGAGTACATATTGTAGATAACTTTATTAAAATTGGTCAATTCATTAAATCCATTAATAAACAACAATAA